From Mesobacillus boroniphilus, the proteins below share one genomic window:
- the rlmD gene encoding 23S rRNA (uracil(1939)-C(5))-methyltransferase RlmD encodes MKKEQQMPKEHQQQKHQQSKKGKQISKDGHKTKGQHLNKGDYKKKGQQVNKDQQTAKLELKQTFPLTIKRLGINGEGVGYFKRQVVFVPGALPGEEIVAEATKVHPKFAEAKIKKIRKRSEHRIKPLCPVYDHCGGCQLQHLGYDQQLNEKRDIVIQALERHTKLKIDELDIRPTIGMENPWGYRNKSQFQVGEKDGKVLAGLYGLNSHNLINIEQCAVQHPATTKATEVVKGILQELKIPIYNEKKHKGLVRTIVARTGVQTGELQIVLITTKKELPKKDIIIQEIKKRLPEVNSIVQNINGEKTSVIFGSETATLEGSDFIQETLGDLQFELSARTFFQLNPEQTVKLYNEAKAAAMLTGKEKLVDAYCGVGTIGLWMAGEAGEVRGMDVIPESIEDAKKNAYKHGVNHAKFYLGKAEELLPKWLEEGWRPDVIVVDPPRTGCDQEFLNTVLKIKPKTFVYVSCNPSTLAKDIQTLGGKYKVEYIQPVDMFPHTSQIESVTMLVLK; translated from the coding sequence ATGAAAAAAGAGCAGCAAATGCCAAAAGAGCATCAACAGCAAAAACATCAGCAATCCAAAAAAGGAAAGCAAATAAGCAAAGATGGGCATAAGACAAAAGGACAGCACTTGAACAAAGGTGATTATAAGAAAAAAGGACAGCAAGTGAACAAAGACCAACAAACAGCGAAATTGGAGCTCAAGCAGACCTTCCCGCTGACAATCAAGCGTCTCGGGATCAATGGCGAAGGCGTCGGCTATTTCAAGCGCCAGGTCGTGTTTGTGCCTGGTGCCCTGCCGGGTGAGGAAATCGTCGCGGAGGCGACAAAGGTGCACCCGAAGTTTGCGGAGGCGAAAATCAAGAAAATTCGCAAGCGATCCGAGCATCGGATCAAGCCGCTTTGTCCAGTTTATGACCATTGCGGCGGCTGCCAGCTCCAGCATTTGGGCTACGATCAGCAGCTCAATGAAAAACGCGATATTGTTATCCAAGCATTGGAGCGCCATACGAAGCTGAAAATCGACGAGCTTGACATCAGACCGACGATCGGAATGGAGAATCCGTGGGGCTACCGGAATAAAAGCCAATTCCAGGTTGGCGAAAAGGACGGGAAAGTGCTTGCCGGCCTTTATGGTTTGAATTCTCACAACCTGATCAATATCGAGCAGTGTGCAGTCCAGCATCCGGCTACGACCAAAGCTACCGAAGTGGTAAAAGGCATTCTTCAGGAATTGAAGATCCCGATTTACAATGAGAAAAAGCACAAAGGACTCGTGCGGACAATTGTTGCGAGGACGGGAGTCCAGACTGGCGAGCTGCAAATTGTGCTGATTACGACCAAGAAAGAACTGCCGAAAAAGGATATAATCATCCAGGAAATCAAGAAGCGGCTTCCCGAGGTCAACTCTATTGTCCAAAATATCAATGGGGAAAAGACATCCGTCATTTTCGGAAGCGAAACCGCGACACTGGAAGGCAGCGACTTTATCCAGGAGACACTGGGAGACCTGCAATTCGAATTGTCAGCGCGGACATTCTTCCAGCTGAATCCTGAACAGACTGTAAAACTTTACAATGAAGCGAAAGCAGCCGCCATGCTGACTGGCAAGGAAAAGCTTGTTGATGCGTATTGTGGTGTCGGCACCATTGGATTGTGGATGGCCGGCGAGGCGGGTGAGGTACGCGGCATGGACGTCATTCCGGAGTCAATCGAGGATGCGAAGAAGAATGCGTACAAGCACGGCGTCAACCATGCAAAATTCTATTTGGGCAAAGCGGAGGAACTGCTGCCTAAATGGCTGGAGGAAGGCTGGCGCCCGGATGTGATCGTCGTCGATCCGCCACGTACCGGATGCGATCAGGAATTCCTGAATACAGTGCTGAAAATAAAGCCGAAAACCTTCGTATACGTATCCTGCAACCCTTCAACACTTGCAAAGGATATTCAGACACTAGGCGGCAAATACAAAGTTGAATACATCCAGCCAGTGGACATGTTCCCGCACACTTCACAGATTGAGAGTGTCACGATGCTTGTTTTAAAATGA